GGCGCAGGGCGTGAGCATCCTGCTGTCGGAGCAGAACATGCACTTCGCCGAGCTGGTCTCCGACCGCGCCTACGTGCTGGAGAAGGGGCAGATCCGCTACCAGGCCCCGATGGCCGATCTCGCGACCAACGAGGAAGTGCGTCGGGCGTACCTGTCCGTCTGATTTTTTGTCGAGGAGCGAACACCATGCATGACACGTACCGCAGAGCCTTTCTCCAGTCCGCCGCCGCCCTGAGCCTCACCGGCCTTTCGATGCCGCTGTTCGCGGCTGCGAAGATCAAGCCCTCCGACAGGTCGGCGCTGATCGTGGTCGACGTGCAGAACTGCTTCGTCGACGGCGGCACGCTGCCCGTGAAGGGTGGCGCGGACGTGGTGCCCGTGATCAACAAGCTCTCCACCGCCTTCGAGAACATCGTGCTCACGCAGGACTGGCACACCCAGGGCCACGCCTCCTTCGCGAGCGCGCATGCGGGGCAGAAGCCCTTCAGCAGCATCAAGCTCGGCTATGGCAACCAGGTGCTGTGGCCCGACCACTGCGTGCAGGGCACGGAAGACGCAGCCCTGCACAAGGACCTGAAGCTGCCGAGCGCGCAGCTGATCATCCGCAAGGGCTACCACAAGGGCGTCGACAGCTACTCGGCCTTCGAGGAGGCCGACCGCAAGACGCCCACGGGACTGGCCGGCTATCTCAAGCAGCGCGGCATCAAGACCGTGTTCGTCACCGGACTGGCGACCGACTTCTGCGTGGCCTGGACTGCGCTCGATGCGCGCAAGGCCGGTTTCGAAGCCTACGTGATCGAGGACGCGACCCGGGCCATCGACCTGAACGGCTCGCTCGCCAAGGCCTGGAAGGAGATGCAGGCCAAGGGGGTCAAGCGCATCCAGTCCGGCGACATCGAGATCAGTGCCTGAAGGACCTGCGCGCTTGATGCCGGAACTCGCCTTCAAGGTCAACGGACGCGAGATCGAGCTTTCCGTATCCGCGCAGGCCTCGCTGCTGCATGTGCTGCGCAACGATCTCTCGCTCAACGGTCCCAAGTACGGCTGCGGCCTCGGCCAGTGCGGGGCCTGCACGGTGTGGGTCGACGGCGTGGCGGCGCGGGCCTGCGTGATTCCGGCCCATGGCGTGGCCGGCCGCGCGATCACCACGCTCGAAGGACTCGGCTCGCGCGACAACTGGCATCCCGTGCAGCAGGCCTTCGAGCAGGCCCAGGCCGCGCAGTGCGGCTACTGCCTCAACGGAATGGTGATGCAGGCCGCCGCGCTGCTGGCGCGCGAGCCGCACCCCAGCGATGCGCGCATCCGGGCGGAGCTGTCGGGCAACCTGTGCCGTTGCGGCACGCACGTGGAGATCCTGGCCGCGGTGCAAGTTGCGGCGCTGCGGATGGCCAAGGACGAGACGACGTGAGCCGCACGGCCGTTCCGAAGGCGAATAGCACCGCAGCCGAAGACGAAGGTACTCCAGTGACCCGGCGCGCCGAGCAGCCGCGCACCCGCAGCGACTTCCTCCGCGCACAGGACGTGCTGGTAGTGGTGCGCGAGACGCCGCCCGCGCCACCCGCCGCCAACGGCCAGCCCCCCGTGGTCTTCGGCAACCCGGCCGAAGGCCCCGAGATCCTGCTGGCGCTGTGGAGCGACGGCAGCGCGACCGCGCTCAACGGCCACGTGGACCTGGGCACCGGCATCCGCACCGCGCTGGCGCAGGTGGTGGCCGAGGAGCTCGACCTGCCGCTGGCGCAGGTGCACATGGTGCTGGGCGACACGGCGCGTGCGCCCAACCAGGGCGCGACCATCGCCAGCGCCTCGCTGCAGATCCACGCCGCGCCGCTGCGGCTGGCCGCGGCGCAGGCGCGCGCCTGGCTGCTGGCGCAGGCGTCCGAGCGCTTCGGCGTGCAGCCTTCGCTGCTCGAAGTGCGCGAGGGCCGCATCCATGCCGGCGAGGACCCGGCCTTCAGCGTGCCCTTCGGCGAGCTGGTCTCCGGCACGCGCACATTGCTGCAGCTGGACGGCGCGGCCCGGCTCAAGGACCCCAAGGACTATCGCCTCGTCGGCACCGCGGTCCCGCGCGTCGACATTCCGGCCAAGCTGGCGGGCGAGACCGTGTTCGTGCACGACATGCGTGTGCCCGGCATGCTGCACGGCCGGGTCGTGCGGCCGCCCTATGCGGGCGCGGACCACGGCGAGTTCATCGGCAACACGCTGGAGTCGGTGGACGAATCCTCCATTGCGCACATTCCCGGCATCCGCGCGGTGGTGGTGATCCGCGACTTCGTCGGCATCGTGGCCGAGCGCGAGGAGCATGCGGAGCAGGCGTTGCGCGAGCTGCGCGTGCGCTGGAAGCCCTGGCCGGGGCTGCCCGCGCTCGATGACCTCGAAGGCGCGATCCGCGCCAACCCGTCGACGCAGCGCCTGCTGGTCGACGAGGGCCGGGTGGACGAAGCGCTCGCGAACGCGGCCCAGCCGATGCCGCGCACCTATGTCTGGCCCTACCAGATGCATGCCTCCATCGGGCCTTCCTGCGCGCTCGCGCATTGGCAGCCCGAGGGCGAACCGGGCGTGCAGCTGCGCGTCTGGGCCGGCTCGCAGAACCCGCATGTGCTGCGGGCCGATCTCGCCAAGCTCATGGGCCTGGACGATGTGGTCGTCGACGTGGTGCGCATGGAGGCTGCCGGCTGCTATGGCCGCAACGGCGCCGACGACGTGGCGGCCGACGCGGCCCTGCTCGCGCGCGCGGCCGGGGCGCCGGTGCGCGTGCAGCTCACGCGCGAGCAGGAGCATGCGTGGGAGCCCAAGGGTGCGGCGCAGCTGATGCAGGTCAACGGCGGGCTCGATGCCGAGGGCGGGGTCGCCGCCTATGACTTCGAGACCTCCTACCCCTCGAACGGCGCCCCCACGCTGGCACTGCTGCTGACGCGCACCGTCGAGCCGGTCGCGCAGGCCTTCGAGATGGGCGACCGCACCGCGCGCCCGCCCTATGCCTACGAGAACCTGCGGGTCAAGGTCAACGACATGGCGCCCATCGTGCGCGCCTCCTGGCTGCGCGGCGTCTCGGCGCTGCCCAGCTCCTTCGCGCACGAGTCCTACGTGGACGAGCTGGCCACCGCGGCCGGCGTGGACCCGGTGGCCTTCCGCCTGCGCCACCTGCGCGATCCGCGCGCGGCCGAGCTGGTGCGCGAGACCGCGCAGAAGGCCGGCTGGCGCATGCGCACCGGGCCGCAGGAGGATGCCGATGGCGATCACCCTTCGAGGCGCGCCGACGCGCGCGTGGGCCCGGGCGGCGACGTGCTCTTCGGCCAGGGCTTTGCCTATGCCCGCTACGTGCACAGCAAATGGCCCGGCTTCGGCGCGGCCTGGTCCGCCTGGGTCGCGGATGTCGAGGTCCACAAGACCACCGGTGAGGTGCATGTGCGCCGCGTGGTCGTGGGGCACGATGCGGGGCTGATGGTGAACCCCGCCGGGGTCGAGCATCAGATCCACGGCAACGTGATCCAGACCACCAGCCGGGCATTGAAGGAGCGCGTGCAGTTCGCGCCGCCGGCAGAACCGTCCGCCGGCGAGGCGCTGCCGGGCGTGCTGCCGGCGGGCGTGGTCGCGAGCCGCGAGTGGGGCGGCTACCCGATCCTCAGCTTCCGAGAGGTGCCGGTGATCGAGGTGGTGCACATGCAGCGGCCGGGCGAGCCGCCGCTGGGCGCGGGGGAGTCGTCCTCGGTGCCGGGGACGGCGGCCATTGCGAATGCGATCTTCGATGCGACGGGGGTGCGGTTCAGGGCGCCGCCGTTCACGCCGGAAGTGGTGCAGGCTGCGCTGAACCCGTCTTCACTCCCTGCCCCTCTGGGGGAGGGCGGGGGTGGGAGCGCGCGGGCGGTCGACGGTGGCGCTGCCGTGCCCCCATCCCCGCCTTCCAGCGGGGGAAGGCGCAAGACCCTGTGGGCGAGCGCTGCGGCGTTGCTGGTCGGCGCCGTCGGTGTGATTGCGGGGCTCATGGGCTGGCGCTCGGCCATCGCCCCCGTCGCCCTCAGCGCCCCCGTCTACAGCCAGGCCACCATCGACCGGGGCCGCACCCTTGCCGCCGTCGGCGACTGCGCCGTCTGCCACACCGCCCCCGGCGGCATGCCCAACGCCGGCGGCCGCGCGATGGACACGCCCTTCGGCACCATCTACACCACCAACCTCACGCCCGACCCCGACACCGGCCTGGGCCGCTGGTCCTTCAGCGCCTTCCAGCGCGCCATGCGCGAAGGCATCTCGCGCGATGGCCACCACCTCTACCCGGCCTTCCCCTACACCGCCTTCGCCAAGACCAGCGACGACGACCTGCAGGCCCTGTATGCCTATTTCATGTCGCTGCCCGCGGTGCAGGCGCCCACGCCGAGGTCCGAGCTGAAGTTCCCCTTCGGCCTCCGGCCGCTGATGGCCGGCTGGAACGCGCTCTTCCACGATCCCGCACCCATGCAGCCGGTCGCGCAGCAAAGTGCCGAATGGAACCGCGGCGCCTACCTCGTCAACGGCCTGGGGCATTGCGGTGCCTGCCACACGCCGCGCAATGCGCTGGGCGCGGAGCAGGGCGGCAGCGCCTACCTGTCGGGCGCGATGGTCGAGGGCTGGGAGGCGCCTGCGCTCACCGGCGCGGCCTCGAAGTCCGCCGTGCCCTGGAATGCCGAGTCCCTCTACCGCTACCTGCGCAACGGCCACAGCCCGCAGCACGGCACGGCCGGCGGCCCAATGGCCGAGGTGGTGCGCGAACTGGCCACCGTACCCGACGCCGACATCCGTGCGATGGCGAGCTACCTCGCGTCCTTCCATGCGGAAAGCGGCGAGCCCGAGGCCGGTGCGCAGGCGCAGCGCGTCGTCGCCACCGCCGCGGTTCGCCAGGGCCAGCTGCTCGGCCCGGCCCAGCGCCTGTTCGATGGCGCCTGCGCCGCCTGCCACCACGACGGCAACGGTCCCACGCTGCTCGGCGCCAACGTGCCGCTCGCGCTCAACAGCAACCTGACGAGCGCGCGGCCCGACAACCTGCTGCGCACCATCCTCGACGGCGTGCGCGAGCCCGCCACGCGCGAGATCGGGTTCATGCCCGCCTTTCGCGAAGCCCTCAGCGATGCGCAGATCGCCGAGCTGGCCGGCTACATGCGCGCACGCTTCGCGCCACAGGAGCCGGCGTGGAAGGATCTGAGGTCGGAGGTGGCGCGGGTTCGAGGCGGCCACTGAACAAGGGCCTGGCCGAACGCAGAAGGCGCGAAGATGCGCGAGTACGCACAAAAGACATTCAGAATCGTCTTCTGAATTCTTCTGCGTTCCGTACCCACATCTGGAGACAACACGAATGCCCCAAGTCCTCTCGCCCGCCGCCAGCCTCCCCCGCGATGCCGATCGCGCCGCCCTGATCGGCCGCCTCTGGCAACCCGATGTCGGGCCGACGCCGGTGGCGGTGCATGACGGCGGCCTGCACGACCTCACGCGCCTGGCGCCCACCACCAGCCAACTGCTCGAGCTCGACGATCCCGTGGGCCTGGTGCGCCAGGCCCTGCGCGACAACGACGCACCGCGCATCGCGGCGCTCGATGCGGCGCTCGCCAACAGCGACGAGGCCCGGCGCGATCCCGAGCTGCCCTGGCTGCTCGCCCCCTGCGACCTGCAGGCGGTGAAGGCCAGCGGCGTGACCTTCGTCGCCAGCCTCCTGGAGCGCGTGATCGAGGAGCAGGCGCGCGGCGATGCTTCCCGGGCCGAGGCCATCCGTGCCGCGCTCGGCAGCGTGCTGGGCGACAACCTCGCCGGCATCGTGCCCGGCTCGCCGCAGGCCGCCCAGGTCAAGGAGGTGCTGATCGCGCAGGGTGCCTGGTCGCAGTACCTCGAGGTCGGCATCGGCCCCGACGCCGAGATCTTCACCAAGGCGCCGGTG
Above is a window of Variovorax sp. RA8 DNA encoding:
- the pncA gene encoding bifunctional nicotinamidase/pyrazinamidase, with protein sequence MHDTYRRAFLQSAAALSLTGLSMPLFAAAKIKPSDRSALIVVDVQNCFVDGGTLPVKGGADVVPVINKLSTAFENIVLTQDWHTQGHASFASAHAGQKPFSSIKLGYGNQVLWPDHCVQGTEDAALHKDLKLPSAQLIIRKGYHKGVDSYSAFEEADRKTPTGLAGYLKQRGIKTVFVTGLATDFCVAWTALDARKAGFEAYVIEDATRAIDLNGSLAKAWKEMQAKGVKRIQSGDIEISA
- a CDS encoding molybdopterin cofactor-binding domain-containing protein produces the protein MTRRAEQPRTRSDFLRAQDVLVVVRETPPAPPAANGQPPVVFGNPAEGPEILLALWSDGSATALNGHVDLGTGIRTALAQVVAEELDLPLAQVHMVLGDTARAPNQGATIASASLQIHAAPLRLAAAQARAWLLAQASERFGVQPSLLEVREGRIHAGEDPAFSVPFGELVSGTRTLLQLDGAARLKDPKDYRLVGTAVPRVDIPAKLAGETVFVHDMRVPGMLHGRVVRPPYAGADHGEFIGNTLESVDESSIAHIPGIRAVVVIRDFVGIVAEREEHAEQALRELRVRWKPWPGLPALDDLEGAIRANPSTQRLLVDEGRVDEALANAAQPMPRTYVWPYQMHASIGPSCALAHWQPEGEPGVQLRVWAGSQNPHVLRADLAKLMGLDDVVVDVVRMEAAGCYGRNGADDVAADAALLARAAGAPVRVQLTREQEHAWEPKGAAQLMQVNGGLDAEGGVAAYDFETSYPSNGAPTLALLLTRTVEPVAQAFEMGDRTARPPYAYENLRVKVNDMAPIVRASWLRGVSALPSSFAHESYVDELATAAGVDPVAFRLRHLRDPRAAELVRETAQKAGWRMRTGPQEDADGDHPSRRADARVGPGGDVLFGQGFAYARYVHSKWPGFGAAWSAWVADVEVHKTTGEVHVRRVVVGHDAGLMVNPAGVEHQIHGNVIQTTSRALKERVQFAPPAEPSAGEALPGVLPAGVVASREWGGYPILSFREVPVIEVVHMQRPGEPPLGAGESSSVPGTAAIANAIFDATGVRFRAPPFTPEVVQAALNPSSLPAPLGEGGGGSARAVDGGAAVPPSPPSSGGRRKTLWASAAALLVGAVGVIAGLMGWRSAIAPVALSAPVYSQATIDRGRTLAAVGDCAVCHTAPGGMPNAGGRAMDTPFGTIYTTNLTPDPDTGLGRWSFSAFQRAMREGISRDGHHLYPAFPYTAFAKTSDDDLQALYAYFMSLPAVQAPTPRSELKFPFGLRPLMAGWNALFHDPAPMQPVAQQSAEWNRGAYLVNGLGHCGACHTPRNALGAEQGGSAYLSGAMVEGWEAPALTGAASKSAVPWNAESLYRYLRNGHSPQHGTAGGPMAEVVRELATVPDADIRAMASYLASFHAESGEPEAGAQAQRVVATAAVRQGQLLGPAQRLFDGACAACHHDGNGPTLLGANVPLALNSNLTSARPDNLLRTILDGVREPATREIGFMPAFREALSDAQIAELAGYMRARFAPQEPAWKDLRSEVARVRGGH
- a CDS encoding (2Fe-2S)-binding protein, with translation MPELAFKVNGREIELSVSAQASLLHVLRNDLSLNGPKYGCGLGQCGACTVWVDGVAARACVIPAHGVAGRAITTLEGLGSRDNWHPVQQAFEQAQAAQCGYCLNGMVMQAAALLAREPHPSDARIRAELSGNLCRCGTHVEILAAVQVAALRMAKDETT